The following proteins are co-located in the Rhodococcus opacus B4 genome:
- a CDS encoding LCP family protein: MGDDHSSDSPTPESRAPWERPLADPSYREAQSGRPRRLPPRQPPPERRPPEQPAAPERRAPVERTEPSRHDSGRIGRRAAGGPTEGLSVADLVKKVSEDEANDPEKTETIPPIDERQPPPPGVPPRSTPPAAPPPEPPESPPEPEWVTDSAETTAVPQVVGNPGTTRLALNKSRKRKRLRAAGRAVVALVAVVALAGTGIVWGYLRSTEGKFDQIAALDTESTDIVDAVGQTGDETYLIVGTDTRAGASGEVGAGTIDDAEGSRADTVMLVNIPADRSRVVAVSFPRDLDVERPVCQGWDNDSGTYTEETFPAADGDKLNATYALGGPKCLVKVIQKMSGLKIGHFVGMDFAGFESMVNEIGGVKVCTTQPLEDDVLGTVLPHPGTQMLDGKTALNFVRARHVEAEGNGDYGRINRQQRFLSALLRGALSSQVLLNPGKLNGFINAFTRDTFVENIDTKSLVTLGRSLQNVDAGAVTFLTVPTAGTTEWGNEIPRTDDIKAIFRAIIDDEALPGEKRAEPLPSTAPEPQAAPPTPQTVQAVDPSSVTVQVSNASGESGLAATVADTLAAEGFQIYNVGNYTGTSSETVIRFSPGHEAEAATLASSFPGAVLEATTGLGTVVEVAIGSSFTGTVQTPSPIDTPLSVSDVRIGQPEDAEIPADLAVVNAGDTSCD, translated from the coding sequence GTGGGTGATGATCACAGTTCGGACTCACCGACTCCCGAATCCCGCGCCCCGTGGGAGCGTCCTCTAGCGGATCCCAGCTACCGGGAAGCCCAATCGGGCCGGCCGCGACGACTCCCGCCGCGACAGCCACCTCCCGAACGGCGGCCTCCCGAACAGCCCGCGGCCCCCGAGCGCCGTGCACCGGTCGAACGCACCGAACCGTCCCGCCACGACAGCGGCCGGATCGGCCGCCGGGCTGCGGGCGGCCCCACCGAGGGGCTTTCCGTCGCCGACCTGGTGAAGAAGGTCTCCGAGGACGAGGCGAACGATCCGGAGAAGACGGAGACGATCCCCCCGATCGACGAGCGGCAGCCGCCGCCTCCCGGGGTTCCGCCGCGCAGCACCCCTCCGGCGGCACCGCCGCCGGAGCCGCCCGAGAGCCCACCCGAACCCGAATGGGTCACAGATTCCGCCGAGACCACCGCGGTACCGCAGGTGGTCGGCAACCCGGGCACCACGCGCCTGGCCCTCAACAAGTCCCGCAAACGCAAGCGTCTGCGCGCAGCGGGACGCGCCGTCGTCGCGCTCGTGGCGGTGGTCGCACTCGCCGGAACCGGCATCGTCTGGGGGTACCTCCGCTCCACCGAGGGCAAGTTCGACCAGATCGCGGCACTCGACACGGAGTCGACCGACATCGTCGACGCCGTCGGGCAGACCGGTGACGAGACCTATCTCATCGTCGGCACCGACACCCGCGCCGGCGCGAGCGGCGAGGTCGGCGCCGGAACCATCGACGACGCCGAGGGCTCCCGCGCCGACACGGTGATGCTCGTCAACATTCCCGCCGACCGTAGCCGGGTGGTCGCGGTGTCGTTCCCCCGCGACCTCGACGTCGAGCGGCCCGTCTGCCAGGGCTGGGACAACGACAGCGGAACCTACACCGAGGAGACCTTCCCCGCAGCGGACGGCGACAAACTCAACGCCACCTACGCGCTCGGCGGGCCGAAGTGCCTGGTGAAGGTGATCCAGAAGATGTCGGGTCTGAAGATCGGCCACTTCGTGGGCATGGACTTCGCCGGTTTCGAGTCGATGGTCAACGAGATCGGCGGGGTGAAGGTCTGTACCACCCAGCCGCTCGAGGACGACGTGCTCGGCACCGTCCTGCCACACCCGGGCACCCAGATGCTCGACGGCAAGACGGCCCTGAATTTCGTCCGCGCCAGACACGTCGAGGCGGAGGGCAACGGCGACTACGGCCGCATCAACCGGCAGCAGAGATTCCTGTCCGCTCTGCTGCGGGGCGCCCTGTCCAGCCAGGTGCTACTCAATCCCGGGAAACTGAACGGCTTCATCAACGCGTTCACCCGAGACACGTTCGTGGAGAACATCGACACGAAGTCGCTGGTCACGCTCGGGCGCTCGCTGCAGAACGTCGACGCGGGCGCCGTCACCTTCCTGACCGTGCCCACCGCGGGCACCACCGAGTGGGGCAACGAGATTCCCCGCACCGACGACATCAAGGCCATCTTCCGCGCCATCATCGACGACGAGGCGCTCCCCGGCGAGAAGCGGGCGGAACCGCTGCCCTCGACCGCCCCCGAACCGCAGGCCGCGCCGCCCACACCGCAGACGGTCCAGGCCGTCGACCCGTCCAGCGTGACGGTGCAGGTGTCGAACGCATCGGGTGAGTCGGGACTGGCCGCGACCGTCGCCGACACCCTGGCCGCCGAGGGCTTCCAGATCTACAACGTCGGCAACTACACGGGCACCAGCAGCGAGACCGTCATCCGGTTCTCGCCGGGCCACGAGGCCGAGGCGGCGACCCTGGCATCGTCCTTCCCGGGTGCGGTGCTCGAAGCGACCACCGGACTCGGAACGGTCGTCGAGGTCGCGATCGGTTCGAGCTTCACCGGGACGGTGCAGACACCCAGCCCGATCGACACTCCGCTGAGCGTGTCGGACGTGCGAATCGGTCAGCCGGAGGATGCGGAAATCCCCGCGGACCTGGCGGTTGTGAACGCGGGCGACACGTCCTGCGATTGA
- a CDS encoding acyl-ACP desaturase, with the protein MARDLTQLELLQELSPVAEENVNRHLSMAKEWHPHDYVPWDEGRNFAAMGGTDWDPEQSQLDEVAKAAMITNLLTEDNLPSYHREIAENFSQDGAWGTWVGRWTAEENRHGIVMRDYLVVTRAVDPVQLERFRMEHMTNGFASPADVDAGFLHSVAYVTFQELATRVSHRNTGKACKDPIADKMLQRIAADENLHMIFYRNMCGAALDLAPDQALEAVNMIVQNFQMPGAGMPNFRRNGVLMAKHGIYDLRQHLEEVVMPVLRKWNIFERNDFTARGEEIRESLGNFLENLEGQASKFEEQRDRMLAREAKKREQKAS; encoded by the coding sequence ATGGCGAGGGACCTGACCCAACTCGAACTGCTGCAGGAGTTGTCGCCGGTTGCAGAAGAGAACGTCAACCGCCACCTCTCCATGGCCAAGGAATGGCATCCCCACGACTATGTTCCGTGGGACGAGGGACGCAACTTCGCCGCGATGGGCGGCACCGATTGGGACCCCGAGCAGTCGCAGCTCGACGAGGTCGCCAAGGCCGCGATGATCACGAACCTCCTCACCGAGGACAACCTGCCGTCGTACCACCGCGAGATCGCGGAGAACTTTTCCCAGGACGGCGCATGGGGAACGTGGGTCGGCCGCTGGACCGCCGAGGAGAACCGTCACGGAATCGTGATGCGCGATTACCTCGTCGTGACCCGGGCCGTCGATCCCGTCCAGCTCGAGCGCTTCCGCATGGAGCACATGACGAACGGCTTCGCGTCCCCCGCCGACGTCGACGCCGGCTTCCTCCACTCCGTCGCGTACGTCACGTTCCAGGAACTCGCCACCCGCGTGAGCCACCGCAACACCGGTAAGGCGTGCAAGGACCCGATCGCCGACAAGATGCTGCAGCGCATCGCGGCCGACGAGAACCTGCACATGATCTTCTACCGCAACATGTGCGGTGCGGCCCTCGACCTCGCGCCCGACCAGGCGCTCGAGGCCGTCAACATGATCGTCCAGAACTTCCAGATGCCGGGCGCCGGCATGCCGAACTTCCGGCGCAACGGTGTCCTCATGGCCAAGCACGGCATCTACGACCTGCGTCAGCACCTCGAAGAGGTCGTGATGCCCGTTCTGCGTAAGTGGAACATCTTCGAGCGGAACGATTTCACCGCCCGCGGCGAAGAGATCCGCGAGAGCCTCGGCAATTTCCTCGAGAACCTCGAGGGCCAGGCCTCCAAGTTCGAGGAGCAGCGCGACCGCATGCTGGCCCGCGAGGCGAAGAAGCGCGAGCAGAAGGCTTCGTGA
- the pstB gene encoding phosphate ABC transporter ATP-binding protein PstB codes for MAKRLDLKDVNIYYGKFHAVADVGLSVPPRNVTAFIGPSGCGKSTVLRSLNRMHEVTPGARVEGSILLDGEDIYGSGIDPVGVRKTIGMVFQRPNPFPTMSIKDNVVAGLKLQGERSKKRLDEVAERSLRGANLWNEVKDRLDKPGGGLSGGQQQRLCIARAIAVSPDVLLMDEPCSALDPISTLAIEDLITELKKDFTIVIVTHNMQQAARVSDQTAFFNLEATGKPGRLVEIDDTEKIFSNPTQKATEDYISGRFG; via the coding sequence ATGGCCAAGCGTCTGGATCTCAAGGACGTCAACATCTACTACGGCAAGTTCCACGCCGTCGCCGATGTCGGGCTGTCCGTCCCCCCGCGGAACGTGACCGCTTTCATCGGCCCGTCCGGTTGCGGCAAGTCGACGGTGCTGCGTTCGCTGAACCGCATGCACGAGGTGACTCCCGGTGCGCGCGTGGAGGGTTCGATCCTGCTCGACGGTGAGGACATCTACGGTTCCGGCATCGACCCGGTCGGCGTCCGCAAGACGATCGGCATGGTGTTCCAGCGTCCCAACCCGTTCCCGACGATGTCCATCAAGGACAACGTGGTGGCCGGACTGAAGTTGCAGGGCGAGCGCAGCAAGAAGCGTCTCGACGAGGTGGCCGAGCGGTCGCTGCGCGGCGCCAACCTGTGGAACGAGGTCAAGGACCGTCTCGACAAGCCGGGTGGCGGATTGTCCGGCGGTCAGCAGCAGCGTCTGTGCATCGCCCGGGCCATCGCCGTCTCGCCGGACGTCCTGCTGATGGACGAGCCCTGCTCGGCGCTCGACCCCATCTCGACCCTCGCGATCGAGGACCTGATCACGGAGTTGAAGAAGGACTTCACCATCGTGATCGTCACCCACAACATGCAGCAGGCGGCGCGTGTGAGTGACCAGACCGCGTTCTTCAACCTCGAGGCCACCGGCAAGCCGGGACGTCTCGTCGAGATCGACGACACCGAGAAGATCTTCTCCAACCCGACGCAGAAGGCCACCGAGGACTACATCTCGGGCCGCTTCGGATAG
- the pstC gene encoding phosphate ABC transporter permease subunit PstC encodes MSEAHIESAPRASGSASGGVGVGGPNGTPEAELSTTKAETPTPTGAPRGKAVARPGDRIFKSLATTSAIFISVLIAAIGIFLIWRAVPALSRNQVNFLTSREWVTQNINAMAFGVLDLFQVTVLVSLFALILAMPVALGIAIFLTEYSPNWLKRPLAYVIDLLAAVPSIVYGLWGLLVFAPAIKPLAVWLNEKLGWFPLFATGSGSITGGGTIFTAGIVLAVMILPVITAVTREVFVQTPTPQIEAALALGATRWEVVRTTIIPFGKSGYISGSMLGLGRALGETMALYLILRTTSQPFGWSLFDGGATIASKIALGYAEFNNNIQAGAYIAAGLVLFVLTFVVNAAARAVIAGKKD; translated from the coding sequence ATGAGTGAAGCGCACATCGAATCAGCACCTCGCGCCTCCGGCTCCGCTTCTGGCGGAGTCGGGGTGGGCGGTCCGAACGGCACCCCGGAGGCCGAGTTGAGTACCACCAAGGCCGAAACCCCGACTCCGACAGGTGCACCCCGCGGCAAGGCCGTCGCCAGGCCGGGGGACCGGATCTTCAAGTCCCTCGCAACCACCTCGGCCATCTTCATCTCCGTCCTCATCGCCGCGATCGGCATCTTCCTGATCTGGCGCGCAGTCCCCGCACTGAGCAGGAACCAGGTCAACTTCCTCACCAGCCGTGAGTGGGTCACTCAGAACATCAACGCCATGGCGTTCGGTGTGCTCGACCTGTTCCAGGTGACGGTGCTCGTCTCGCTGTTCGCGCTGATCCTCGCGATGCCCGTCGCCCTCGGCATCGCCATCTTCCTCACCGAGTACTCGCCGAACTGGCTCAAACGTCCGCTGGCGTACGTCATCGACCTGCTGGCCGCCGTGCCGTCGATCGTCTACGGCCTCTGGGGCCTGCTGGTGTTCGCTCCCGCGATCAAGCCGCTTGCCGTGTGGCTCAACGAAAAGCTCGGCTGGTTCCCGCTGTTCGCGACAGGAAGCGGTTCCATCACCGGCGGTGGCACCATCTTCACCGCGGGCATCGTCCTCGCCGTCATGATCCTTCCCGTCATCACCGCGGTCACTCGCGAGGTGTTCGTGCAGACGCCGACGCCCCAGATCGAGGCTGCGCTCGCGCTGGGCGCCACCCGGTGGGAAGTGGTGCGGACCACGATCATTCCGTTCGGCAAGTCCGGCTACATCAGCGGATCGATGCTCGGTCTGGGTCGCGCCCTCGGTGAGACCATGGCGCTCTACCTGATCCTGCGCACCACGTCGCAGCCCTTCGGATGGTCGCTGTTCGACGGCGGCGCCACCATCGCCTCCAAGATCGCTCTCGGCTACGCGGAGTTCAACAACAACATTCAGGCCGGCGCCTACATCGCCGCAGGCCTGGTGCTCTTCGTGCTCACCTTCGTCGTGAACGCCGCGGCCCGCGCCGTGATCGCAGGAAAGAAGGACTGA
- the phoU gene encoding phosphate signaling complex protein PhoU, which translates to MRVAYNEQMTELADLLGEMAGLAGVAMERATQSLLQADLSLAEQVIGEHDKITELSTICEERAFALLALQAPVAGDLRSVVSGIQIVADIDRMGALALHVAKIARRRHPNHVLPEEVNGYFAEMGRIAVSIGAAAREVLETRDPERAARLREEDEAMDDLHRHLFTVLMDREWKHGVAAAVDVTLLGRFYERFADHAVEVGRRVIFLVTGKLPDDTETAVKDADNLTSYPEL; encoded by the coding sequence ATGCGCGTGGCTTACAACGAACAGATGACCGAGCTTGCCGACCTGCTCGGTGAGATGGCGGGGCTTGCGGGGGTCGCCATGGAGCGAGCCACCCAGTCGCTGCTCCAGGCAGACCTCTCGCTCGCCGAGCAGGTCATCGGCGAGCACGACAAGATCACCGAGCTCAGCACCATCTGCGAGGAGCGGGCCTTCGCCCTCCTCGCCCTGCAGGCACCGGTCGCCGGCGACCTCCGATCCGTCGTCAGCGGAATCCAGATCGTCGCCGACATCGACCGGATGGGTGCGCTGGCGCTCCACGTCGCCAAGATCGCGCGCCGCCGACATCCCAACCACGTGCTCCCCGAGGAAGTCAACGGCTACTTCGCCGAGATGGGACGCATCGCCGTCTCCATCGGTGCCGCCGCCCGCGAGGTTCTCGAGACCCGCGATCCCGAGCGCGCCGCGCGCCTGCGCGAAGAGGACGAGGCGATGGACGACCTCCACCGGCACCTGTTCACCGTGCTCATGGACCGCGAGTGGAAGCACGGCGTGGCCGCCGCCGTCGACGTCACCCTGCTCGGCCGCTTCTACGAGCGTTTCGCCGACCACGCCGTCGAGGTCGGCCGCCGGGTGATCTTCCTGGTCACCGGCAAGCTGCCCGACGACACCGAGACCGCCGTGAAAGACGCCGACAACCTCACCTCCTACCCGGAACTGTAG
- a CDS encoding DUF937 domain-containing protein yields MASIDDLLSQIPINQIARQLGVDEATAETAVKSALPTLVGGLGANAEDPGGAASLQSALHDHSDTTLLDGGIDIDQVDTDDGDKIVSNIFGGERDRVANTLGGVGSGTGAGSGTGVGSDLMKQLLPILAPIVLAYIAKQVTGGSGSAPQTQGAGQAGGGLGDVLGGLLGGGGSGGLGGVLGGLLGKGAGGGLGDVLGGLLGGGKK; encoded by the coding sequence ATGGCATCGATCGACGACCTTCTGTCCCAGATTCCGATCAACCAGATCGCCCGGCAACTCGGCGTCGACGAGGCCACCGCGGAGACCGCGGTGAAGTCGGCGCTGCCGACGCTCGTCGGCGGGCTCGGCGCCAACGCCGAAGATCCGGGCGGCGCCGCGTCCCTGCAGAGCGCGCTGCACGATCACAGTGACACGACGCTCCTCGACGGCGGAATCGACATCGACCAGGTCGACACCGACGACGGCGACAAGATCGTGTCCAACATCTTCGGCGGCGAACGCGACCGGGTGGCGAACACTCTGGGCGGGGTGGGCAGCGGCACTGGAGCGGGAAGCGGTACGGGGGTGGGTAGCGACCTCATGAAGCAATTGCTGCCGATCCTCGCGCCGATCGTGCTGGCCTACATCGCCAAGCAGGTGACGGGCGGCAGCGGTTCCGCTCCGCAGACCCAAGGCGCCGGCCAGGCAGGCGGAGGTCTCGGGGACGTACTGGGCGGACTGCTCGGCGGCGGCGGTTCCGGCGGACTCGGCGGAGTTCTCGGTGGCCTCCTCGGGAAGGGTGCGGGCGGCGGACTGGGCGACGTGCTGGGCGGACTGCTCGGCGGCGGAAAGAAGTAG
- the mshD gene encoding mycothiol synthase, producing the protein MSASVQSWTDRLDGAQAADVSALLGRATAADGTAPVSEQGVHAVSGAGGDGVRHLVETDADRIVGYAQLQPGHGEHPAMAELAVDPEARGRGIGGRLVAEVLSAGGPDTRVWAHGNLPAAQAVAQRLGLTGARELLQLRRPLAGAELPELVVLEGISLRVYRGVEDDPEVLRVNAAAFAWHPEQGSWTEREMAERRAEAWFDPAGLFMAFATSDEKRLLGFHWTKVHPKQGDEPAIGEVYVVAIGPDAQGRGLGRLLTLAGLHYLRDRGLGAVLLYVEGDNASALHTYDRLGFERFHTDVAYARA; encoded by the coding sequence GTGAGCGCTTCGGTGCAGTCCTGGACCGATCGACTCGACGGCGCGCAGGCCGCGGACGTGTCCGCACTGCTCGGCCGCGCGACGGCAGCCGACGGAACCGCGCCCGTGTCGGAGCAGGGTGTGCACGCCGTGTCCGGCGCCGGGGGCGACGGCGTGCGTCATCTCGTGGAGACCGACGCCGATCGCATCGTCGGATACGCGCAGCTGCAGCCGGGGCACGGCGAGCACCCCGCGATGGCCGAACTCGCGGTCGATCCCGAGGCGCGTGGCCGGGGGATCGGTGGCCGGCTGGTCGCAGAGGTCCTGTCCGCGGGTGGTCCGGACACGAGGGTGTGGGCGCACGGCAACCTGCCTGCGGCGCAGGCGGTGGCGCAGCGTCTGGGGCTGACCGGTGCGCGTGAACTCCTGCAGCTCCGGCGTCCGCTCGCCGGTGCGGAACTCCCGGAACTCGTTGTGCTGGAGGGTATTTCACTCCGCGTGTACCGCGGTGTCGAGGATGATCCAGAGGTGCTGCGGGTCAACGCCGCCGCGTTCGCCTGGCATCCCGAGCAGGGGTCGTGGACCGAACGTGAGATGGCCGAACGCCGCGCGGAGGCCTGGTTCGATCCGGCCGGACTGTTCATGGCGTTCGCCACGTCGGACGAGAAGCGGCTGCTCGGATTCCACTGGACCAAGGTGCATCCGAAGCAGGGCGACGAGCCGGCCATCGGTGAGGTCTACGTGGTGGCGATCGGTCCCGACGCCCAGGGGCGTGGTCTCGGCCGGTTGCTGACGCTCGCCGGACTGCACTACCTGCGTGACCGCGGGCTCGGTGCGGTGCTGCTCTACGTCGAGGGCGACAACGCCTCGGCGCTGCACACCTACGACCGGCTCGGGTTCGAGCGGTTCCACACCGACGTCGCCTACGCGCGCGCCTGA
- the dusB gene encoding tRNA dihydrouridine synthase DusB, with protein MSSLRIGSLELRSPVVLAPMAGITNVAFRTLCRELETERAGSTSGLYVCEMVTARALVERQPATLHMTTFGPTETPRSLQLYTVDPDTTYAAAKMIVDENMADHIDMNFGCPVPKVTRKGGGAALPYKRTLFGRIVAAAVKATEGTDVPVTVKFRVGIDADHHTHLDAGRIAAGEGAAAVALHARTASQRYSGTADWNEIARLKEHVTDVPVLGNGDIFAAEDAARMMEQTGCDGVVVGRGCLGRPWLFAELSAALNGKPQPTPPNLGEVATIIRRHAELLADHHGEDKGLRELRKHVSWYLRGFPAGSELRVAMALVSTLTELDDLLVQLDPTIPFPKDAEGPRGRQGSPGTVALPEGWLDDPEDCLVPAGADLMHSGG; from the coding sequence ATGTCATCCCTTCGTATCGGATCGCTCGAGCTGCGCAGTCCGGTGGTTCTGGCCCCCATGGCCGGGATCACCAACGTCGCCTTCCGCACCCTGTGCCGTGAGCTCGAGACTGAACGCGCGGGCAGCACGTCCGGCCTGTACGTCTGCGAGATGGTGACCGCGCGGGCGCTCGTCGAGCGGCAGCCCGCGACCCTGCACATGACGACGTTCGGCCCCACCGAGACGCCGCGGTCGCTGCAGCTGTACACCGTCGACCCGGACACCACGTACGCAGCGGCCAAGATGATCGTGGACGAGAACATGGCCGACCACATCGACATGAACTTCGGCTGCCCCGTCCCCAAGGTGACCCGTAAGGGCGGCGGTGCGGCGCTGCCGTACAAGCGCACCCTGTTCGGCCGCATCGTCGCGGCGGCGGTGAAGGCCACCGAGGGCACCGACGTTCCGGTGACCGTCAAGTTCCGCGTCGGCATCGACGCCGACCATCACACACATCTCGACGCCGGCCGGATCGCCGCCGGCGAGGGTGCCGCCGCCGTCGCACTGCACGCACGCACCGCCTCGCAGCGGTACTCCGGCACGGCCGACTGGAACGAGATCGCCCGGCTCAAGGAGCACGTCACGGACGTGCCCGTCCTCGGGAACGGCGACATCTTCGCGGCCGAGGACGCCGCCCGCATGATGGAGCAGACCGGGTGCGACGGCGTCGTCGTCGGGCGTGGGTGCCTCGGCAGGCCGTGGCTGTTCGCGGAGCTGAGCGCGGCACTGAACGGAAAGCCGCAGCCCACTCCGCCCAACCTCGGCGAGGTGGCCACGATCATCCGCAGGCACGCCGAACTCCTCGCCGATCACCACGGCGAGGACAAGGGCCTGCGTGAACTGCGCAAGCACGTCTCCTGGTACCTGCGGGGCTTCCCCGCCGGGTCCGAACTGCGGGTCGCGATGGCCCTCGTGAGCACGCTCACCGAACTCGACGATCTCCTCGTCCAGCTCGATCCGACCATCCCGTTCCCCAAGGACGCCGAAGGGCCGCGTGGGCGGCAGGGTTCGCCCGGCACGGTCGCGCTCCCCGAGGGGTGGCTCGACGACCCCGAAGACTGCCTGGTGCCCGCCGGCGCCGACCTCATGCATTCCGGTGGTTAG
- the pstS gene encoding phosphate ABC transporter substrate-binding protein PstS, with protein MNLKRSGALLGAVALGAMTLAACGSDNNAASSGVDAASSNATCEGKANLSSAGSSAQKNAMDQFVSTYISVCQEKGKTVNLAYNPSGSGDGRTQFIASQIDFAGSDSAIKAEQAEQAKARCVGGEAWNLPLVFGPVAVAYNLDGVEDLVLNGEVTAKIFNGTIKKWNDPAIAALNPGATLPDQDITAIIRSDSSGTTDNFQQYLTAASNGAWTTGAGSDFTGGIGEGAKGSAGVAQAVASAPGSITYVEKSYADQNKLSAAQIDTGSGPVALSDESAAKAIEGAQFKGSGVGDLTLDLGSIFGTKEAGAYPLVLATYEIVCSKGYDADTSAAVKSFLTSAANEGQDNLAEQGYVPLPDSMKEKLNASVAAIG; from the coding sequence GTGAATCTCAAGCGCAGTGGCGCCCTGCTCGGTGCAGTGGCCCTGGGTGCCATGACCTTGGCCGCGTGTGGCAGCGACAACAACGCGGCGTCGAGCGGCGTCGACGCAGCGTCGTCCAACGCGACGTGCGAGGGCAAGGCCAACCTCTCCTCGGCCGGTTCCTCGGCCCAGAAGAATGCCATGGACCAGTTCGTCTCCACCTACATCTCCGTCTGCCAGGAAAAGGGCAAGACCGTCAACCTGGCGTACAACCCCAGCGGTTCCGGCGACGGACGTACGCAGTTCATCGCGAGCCAGATCGACTTCGCCGGCTCCGACTCGGCGATCAAGGCCGAGCAGGCCGAGCAGGCCAAGGCCCGTTGCGTCGGCGGCGAGGCCTGGAACCTTCCGCTCGTCTTCGGACCCGTCGCTGTCGCCTACAACCTCGACGGCGTCGAGGACCTGGTCCTGAACGGCGAAGTGACCGCCAAGATCTTCAACGGCACCATCAAGAAGTGGAACGACCCGGCCATCGCCGCGCTCAACCCGGGCGCCACCCTGCCGGACCAGGACATCACCGCGATCATCCGCTCGGATTCGTCGGGAACCACCGACAACTTCCAGCAGTACCTCACGGCCGCCTCCAACGGCGCGTGGACCACCGGTGCGGGCTCCGACTTCACCGGCGGAATCGGTGAGGGAGCCAAGGGTTCGGCCGGTGTCGCGCAGGCAGTGGCCTCCGCCCCGGGCTCGATCACCTACGTCGAGAAGTCCTACGCCGACCAGAACAAGCTGTCGGCCGCGCAGATCGACACCGGCTCCGGCCCCGTCGCTCTGTCCGACGAGTCTGCGGCGAAGGCGATCGAGGGTGCGCAGTTCAAGGGTTCGGGCGTGGGCGACCTGACGCTCGACCTCGGCTCGATCTTCGGTACCAAGGAAGCGGGTGCGTACCCGTTGGTGCTCGCCACCTACGAGATCGTGTGCTCGAAGGGCTACGACGCCGACACCTCCGCGGCGGTCAAGTCGTTCCTGACCAGCGCAGCCAACGAGGGTCAGGACAACCTGGCCGAGCAGGGCTACGTGCCGCTGCCCGACTCCATGAAGGAGAAGCTGAACGCGTCGGTCGCCGCCATCGGCTGA
- the pstA gene encoding phosphate ABC transporter permease PstA: MTATLDKPVKAPTFQGVGVRRRITDLTATVLVTLAVLVALVPLVWVLVTAVIKGIPALTSATWFTHSLSGLTSSAAGGGIYHALVGTILQGLVCAVLSIPLGLFVAIYLVEYADRKSRLAKLTTFMVDILSGVPSIVAALFIYALWIATFGFPKSGFAVALALVLLMVPVVVRSTEEMLRIVPQDLREASYALGVPKWKTIAKIVLPTALPGIITGVMLALARVMGETAPLLILVGYAPFINFNLFGGEMGTLPGVMVAEMNNPTDAGTNRIWGAALTLILLIAILNILAKIVGHFSQVRSK; this comes from the coding sequence ATGACCGCGACACTCGACAAGCCGGTCAAGGCCCCCACCTTCCAGGGGGTCGGTGTCCGCCGGCGCATCACCGACCTCACCGCCACCGTCCTGGTGACGCTGGCAGTGCTCGTGGCGCTGGTCCCACTGGTGTGGGTCCTGGTCACCGCCGTCATCAAGGGAATCCCTGCCCTGACGTCGGCCACGTGGTTCACCCACTCGCTCAGCGGACTGACGTCCTCCGCGGCGGGCGGCGGCATCTATCACGCGCTGGTCGGCACGATTCTGCAGGGACTCGTCTGCGCGGTGCTGTCCATTCCGCTCGGACTGTTCGTCGCGATCTATCTCGTCGAGTACGCCGACCGGAAGTCGCGACTCGCGAAGCTGACCACGTTCATGGTCGACATCCTCAGCGGTGTCCCGTCCATCGTGGCCGCCCTGTTCATCTACGCCCTGTGGATCGCGACGTTCGGTTTCCCCAAGTCCGGCTTCGCGGTGGCGCTCGCCCTGGTGCTGCTGATGGTCCCCGTCGTCGTCCGCAGCACGGAGGAGATGCTCCGCATCGTTCCGCAGGACCTGCGGGAGGCGTCGTACGCGCTGGGTGTTCCGAAGTGGAAGACGATCGCCAAGATCGTGCTGCCCACGGCACTGCCCGGCATCATCACGGGCGTCATGCTGGCGCTGGCCCGGGTGATGGGCGAGACCGCGCCGCTGCTGATCCTCGTGGGGTACGCGCCCTTCATCAACTTCAATCTGTTCGGTGGCGAGATGGGCACGCTGCCCGGCGTCATGGTCGCCGAGATGAACAACCCGACCGATGCCGGTACCAACCGCATCTGGGGCGCGGCGCTGACGTTGATCCTCCTCATCGCCATCCTCAACATCCTGGCCAAGATCGTCGGCCACTTCTCACAGGTCCGCAGCAAGTGA